A genomic region of Miscanthus floridulus cultivar M001 chromosome 3, ASM1932011v1, whole genome shotgun sequence contains the following coding sequences:
- the LOC136543569 gene encoding leucine-rich repeat extensin-like protein 3, whose product MAGGLYCLPRLISGYICDPRPRPPPPCPCPAPVLLSPEPLLRPPSSSALGPVPGTLAPATELLYGHRTRPPPPSSSPVPMPRPVFLSPKPLRWPPSSSALGPVPGTLAPATELLHSHCPHSGPHPPPWSPSPSSSPITVHTLGLVLGAQTGSSRYLLTWNLLRPGQGKNYVPAN is encoded by the coding sequence ATGGCGGGCGGCTTATATTGCCTGCCGCGGTTAATCAGTGGCTATATATGTgacccccgcccccgtcctcctcccccgtgcccgtgccccgcccccgtcctcctctccccggaacccttgctccggccgccgagctcctccgcacTGGGCCCTGTCCccggaaccctagcgccggccaccGAGCTCCTCTACGGCCACCGCACGCGCCCCCCGCCCCCATCCTCCTCCCCCGTGCCCATGCCCCGCCCCGTCTTCCTCTCCCCGAAACCCTTGCGCtggccaccgagctcctccgcgctgggccccgtccctggaaccctagcgccggccaccGAGCTCCTCCACAGTCACTGTCCACACTCCGGGCCCCATCCTCCTCCCTGGTCACCATCCCCGTCCTCCTCCCCGATCACCGTCCACACACTGGGCCTCGTCCTCGGAGCACAGACAGGCTCTAGCCGCTACCTCCTCACTTGGAACCTGCTGCGCCCAGGCCAAGGTAAGAACTATGTTCCAGCAAACTAA
- the LOC136543570 gene encoding probable 2' cyclic ADP-D-ribose synthase BdTIR — MEAAATTGNSASSAEARRVESSADEVEEEVSGCVKTAPPCYDVFINHRWVDTRHTVAHLLHDRLLQLSGGRVRTFLDSMSLRPGDRLVEGINQGMSQCKVAVAIFSERYLDSEFCLHELAALVEARKVIVPIFYGVKPSALVLPQAVVHTHAPRDVERFRVALREAKYTVGLTYDPATGDLAELVSAAANAVMQRIEQIESMR; from the exons ATGGAGGCCGCAGCCACCACCGGGAACAGCGCCTCGTCGGCGGAGGCGCGGCGGGTGGAGTCGTCTGccgatgaggtggaggaggaggtgtccggCTGCGTGAAGACGGCGCCGCCGTGCTACGACGTGTTTATCAACCACCGCTGGGTGGACACCCGGCACACGGTGGCGCACCTGCTGCACGACCGGCTGCTGCAGCTCAGCGGCGGCCGGGTCCGCACGTTCCTGGACAGCATGTCCTTGCGTCCGGGGGACAGGCTGGTGGAGGGCATCAACCAGGGCATGAGCCAGTGCAAGGTGGCCGTGGCCATCTTCTCCGAGCGCTACCTCGACTCCGAGTTCTGCCTGCACGAGCTCGCCGCGCTCGTGGAGGCGCGCAAGGTCATCGTCCCCATCTTCTACGGCGTCAAGCCCTCCGCGCTGGTCCTGCCGCAGGCCGTCGTCCACACCCACGCGCCCCGTGACGTCGAGCGCTTCAGGGTCGCGCTCCGCGAGGCCAAGTACACCGTTGGCCTCACCTACGACCCAGCCACAGG TGATTTGGCCGAGCTGGTGTCAGCGGCAGCGAACGCGGTGATGCAGAGGATTGAACAAATTGAGAGCATGCGATGA